From a single Arachis hypogaea cultivar Tifrunner chromosome 3, arahy.Tifrunner.gnm2.J5K5, whole genome shotgun sequence genomic region:
- the LOC112791692 gene encoding ras-related protein RHN1 has translation MATIGHNNLNAKLVLLGDMGAGKSSLVLRFVKGQFLEFQESTIGAAFFSQTLAVNDATVKFEIWDTAGQERYHSLAPMYYRGAAAAIIVYDITTPDSFTRAKKWVQELQKQGNPNMVMALAGNKADLEDKRQVTADEARVYAEENGLFFMETSAKTAANVNDIFYEIAKRLPRAQPAQNPAGMVLVDRPAEGSRAAASCCS, from the exons ATGGCTACGATCGGCCACAACAATCTCAATGCCAAATTG GTTCTCCTCGGGGATATGGGTGCCGGAAAATCCAGTCTCGTTTTGCGCTTCGTCAAGGGTCAATTTCTTGAATTTCAG GAATCAACTATAGGTGCAGCGTTCTTTTCTCAGACATTGGCCGTCAATGATGCGACAGTGAAATTCGAGATTTGGGACACAGCCGGGCAAGAGAGATACCATAGCTTGGCACCCATGTACTACAGAGGTGCTGCTGCTGCTATCATTGTCTATGACATTACTACCCCG GACTCATTTACTCGAGCCAAAAAGTGGGTCCAAGAGCTTCAAAAGCAAG GGAATCCTAACATGGTCATGGCTCTTGCTGGTAACAAAGCTGACTTGGAAGATAAGAGGCAAGTGACAGCTGAT GAGGCACGCGTATATGCTGAGGAAAATGGTCTGTTTTTCATGGAGACATCTGCAAAAACTGCAGCCAATGTTAATGATATATTTTATGAAATAG CAAAGAGGTTGCCAAGGGCTCAGCCAGCTCAGAACCCAGCAGGGATGGTTCTTGTTGATAGACCTGCCGAAGGATCTAGAGCAGCTGCTTCTTGTTGTTCATAa
- the LOC112791693 gene encoding probable polyamine oxidase 4, whose protein sequence is MDPEDLFSTNLIDGTIASRIERQHRSRPSVIVIGAGISGVAAARSLYDASFKVTVLESRDRVGGRIHTDYSFGCPVDMGASWLHGVCNENPLAPLIRGLGLTLYRTSGDNSVLYDHDLESYMLFNINGHQVPQQTVIEVGDTFKRILEETGKVRDENPDDMSVSQAISIVLDRHPELRQQGLAHEVLQWFICRMEAWFAADADMISLKTWDQEHVLTGGHGLMVQGYDPIIKSLAKDIDIRLNHRVTKISSGYNKVMVTVEGGRNFVADAAIITVPLGILKANLIEFEPKLPDWKVSAISDLGVGNENKVALRFDKVFWPNVELLGIVAPTSYACGYFLNLHKATGHPVLVYMAAGRFAYDLEKLSDESAAKFVMQQLKNMFPDACEPVQYLVSRWGTDPNSLGCYSYDLVGKPTDVYDKLRAPLGNLFFGGEAVSLDNQGSVHGAYSAGVMAAENCQRHILEKQGQLEKIPLVSSLGHEMLETSIPLQISRM, encoded by the exons ATGGACCCTGAGGATTTATTTTCCACCAATTTGATTGATG GTACCATTGCCTCCCGCATTGAGAGGCAACACAGATCTCGCCCCTCTGTTATTGTAATTGGTGCTGGGATATCAGGGGTTGCTGCTGCACGTAGTCTCTATGATGCATCTTTTAAG GTAACCGTACTCGAGTCACGGGATAGAGTTGGAGGCCGGATTCATACTGACTACTCATTTGGTTGTCCAGTTGACATGGGTGCCTCATG GTTGCATGGAGTTTGCAATGAGAATCCCTTGGCTCCATTGATACGTGGTCTCGGCCTTACTTTATACCGAACCAGTGGTGACAACTCTGTCTTATATGACCATGATTTGGAAAG TTATATGCTGTTCAACATCAATGGTCATCAAGTTCCACAACAGACAGTTATTGAAGTCGGAGACACCTTTAAGAGAATACTAGAAGAG ACAGGGAAAGTGAGAGATGAAAATCCTGATGACATGTCAGTTTCCCAAGCAATTTCAATTGTGTTAGACAGACATCCAGAACTAAG GCAACAAGGACTTGCCCATGAAGTGCTGCAATGGTTTATATGCAGAATGGAAGCTTGGTTTGCTGCTGATGCGGATATGATATCACTGAAAACCTGGGACCAA GAACATGTCCTAACCGGTGGCCATGGACTTATGGTGCAAGGATATGACCCTATTATAAAATCTCTTGCAAAAGATATTGATATACGCTTAAACCACAG GGTGACCAAGATATCCAGTGGTTACAATAAGGTAATGGTTACGGTCGAGGGTGGTAGGAACTTTGTTGCTGATGCTGCCATTATAACCGTTCCTCTTGGAATTCTAAAGGCCAATCTGATTGAATTTGAACCAAAACTGCCCGATTGGAAGGTTTCAGCCATTTCGGATCTTGGAGTGGGCAATGAAAATAAGGTGGCTCTACGATTCGACAAGGTGTTTTGGCCTAATGTAGAACTCCTGGGCATTGTTGCCCCAACCTCTTATGCCTGTGGCTATTTTCTCAATCTCCACAAAGCAACAGGTCATCCCGTTCTCGTCTATATGGCGGCTGGCAGGTTTGCTTATGACCTGGAGAAGCTTTCTGATGAATCAGCTGCCAAGTTTGTAATGCAACAGCTCAAGAATATGTTCCCTGATGCTTGTGAGCCA GTTCAGTATCTTGTGTCACGTTGGGGAACAGATCCAAACTCTCTTGGTTGCTACTCATATGATTTAGTTGGAAAGCCAACTGACGTGTATGACAAGCTTCGCGCACCATTAGGTAATCTATTCTTTGGTGGTGAAGCTGTGAGCTTGGATAATCAGGGATCAGTGCATGGAGCTTACTCTGCTGGTGTTATGGCCGCTGAGAATTGCCAGAGACACATTTTGGAGAAACAAGGCCAATTGGAAAAGATCCCTCTTGTCTCATCTCTCGGGCATGAAATGCTTGAAACTTCTATTCCTCTTCAGATTTCTAGGATGTGA
- the LOC112782791 gene encoding uncharacterized protein — MAKQKAVALIYGDWDESYNELPRWVLGVQVTMPGSIAVLRTSPVRVGGQLDESQAYFHRLFWTFPPCIEAFCHCKSLVSNDGTHLYGKYGGTLLVAIAQDGNSDILLVAFALVEGITASRPPLRLPTGAGYLRLHTELSAFGT, encoded by the exons ATGGCGAAACAGAAGGCTGTTGCGCTCATttatggtgactgggatgagtcttACAATGAGCTCCCAAGGTGGGTGTTAGGAGTGCAGGTGACCATGCCTGGTTCTATTGCAGTTCTTCGGACTAGCCCTGTTCGAGTTGGGGGACAGCTGGACGAATCTCAGGCTTATTTTCACAGACTGTTCTGGACTTTTCCACCGTGTATCGAGGCATTTTGTCATTGCAAGTCGTTGGTTAGTAATGATGGGACCCATCTATATGGCAAGTATGGGGGTACTCTGCTTGttgcgattgcacaggacgggaactccgaCATACTCCTTGTTGCATTCGCACTAgtcgagg gcataacggcatcaaggccgcCCTTGAGGCTCCCGACGGGGGCTGGCTACCTCCGGCTGCATACAGAGCTTTCTGCATTCGGCACATAG
- the LOC140183616 gene encoding serine/threonine-protein phosphatase 7 long form homolog, protein MWDDPGRLYRLDGVAHIAGVINDEPRRCISSMRRQQGMRLDERYVPYLQMAGLYHLARLNDRWFRLDEPLVSAFVERWRPETHTFHMPFGECTITLQDVAYQLGLPMDGHYVSGCLTDFHVYIQGGRPAWQWFQELLGVLPPPSQIQKLAVSCSWFQETFGECPEGADEATVRRFACAYIIMLLGTQLFADKSGNRIHIRWLPHVVKLAGPLQLLQSWIFWRFSRFRPDGYDTFSWPLASRWSSYNPGISEKGHRVQMTRLRIDMLQARDFIWMPYSTPDVVQVVHPVVLEPRHTALWRSVTSLIYFAVVEWHQVDSVLPQFGGVQACPRPALNIDFLMSKDGRGGDRWFPHHLQHWHLHWETRADHVLRFDVVADPGPSHDFLDWWRQHGKRFLSPEMYLGDSRDIPIPVEVT, encoded by the exons ATGTGGGACGATCCGGGAAGGCTGTATCGTTTGGATGGAGTCGCTCATATCGCCGGggtgatcaacgacgag CCCCGGCGTTGCATATCGAGTATGCGGCGCCAGCAGGGAATGCGGCTTGATGAGCggtacgttccgtacttgcagatggctggATTATATCATCTTGCGAGACTGAACGACAGATGGTTCCGACTAGACGAGCCGCTTGTGAGTGCATTCGTCGAAAggtggcgtccggagacgcacactTTCCATATGCCTTTCGGGGAGTGCACCATCACACTTCAGGACGTGGCCTACCAGTTGGGTTTGCCAATGGACGGACATTACGTCAGCGGTTGCCTTACAGATTTTCACGTATATATACAGGGTGGCCGGCCAGCTTGGCAGTGGTTCCAGGAGTTACTCGGTGTGTTACCTCCCCCGAGCCAAATTCAAAAGCTCGCTGTGAGCTGTAGCTGGTTCCAGGAGACCTTTGGAGAGTGCCCCGAGGGGGCCGATGAGGCGACAGTTAGGCGCTTTGCCTGTGCCTATATCATAATGTTGTTGGGAACCCAGCTGTTTGCAGACAAGTCCGGCAATCgtattcacatcagatggctacc ACATGTCGTGAAATTAGCTGGGCCATTACAGTTACTTCAGTCTTGGATCTTTTGGCGGTTTTCTAGATTTCGGCCCGATGGGTATGATACGTTTAGCTGGCCCCTGGCATCCAG GTGGTCAAGTTACAATCCTGGCATTAGCGAGAAGGGACATCGGGTGCAGATGACTCGGTTGAGGATCGACATGTTACAGGCTAGGGAT TTTATATGGATGCCATATAGCACACCCGACGTCGTCCAGGTTGTCCATCCGGTGGTGTTGGAGCCTCGTCATACGGCCTTATGGCGTTCTGTGACGTCGCTGATATATTTCGCGGTGGTTGAGTGGCACCAGGTTGATAGTGTGTTACCTCAGTTTGGAGGCGTACAGGCTTGTCCCCGtcccgccctgaacatcgacttctTGATGTCGAAGGATGGTAGAGGGGGTGATCGTTGGTTCCCGCACCATCTGCAGCATTGGCATCTTCATTGGGAGACACGTGCGGACCACGTCCTTCGGTTTGATGTTGTTGCCGATCCGGGTCCTTCACATGACTTCTTAGATTGGTGGCGTCAGCACGGAAAGAGGTTCTTGTCACCAGAGATGTACTTGGGGGATTCTAGAGACATTCCTATTCCAGTGGAGGTGACATAG